A stretch of the Vibrio aquimaris genome encodes the following:
- a CDS encoding DEAD/DEAH box helicase, with translation MPSFDQLGLSPTLTKTLNKLGFSTPTQIQEQAIPVVMQGKDVLAGAQTGTGKTAAFGLPILNKILDASDERDRQSNDVLALIVVPTRELAQQVFESLTAYAESTKIEIVTAYGGTSINTQTRNLEYGCDVLIATPGRLLDHLYCKNISLKKTKYLVLDEADRMLDMGFMPDVQRILKQINANRQTLFFSATFDKKIKAIAYRLMNEPVEVQVTPSNSTAETVKQVVYPVDKKRKAELLAYLIGSRNWHQVLVFTKTKQGSDSLAKELKLDGIVAASINGDKSQGARQKALDDFKSGKVRALIATDVAARGLDINQLEQVINYDMPYKAEDYVHRIGRTGRAGYEGIAISLMSKDEEYLLAAIERLLDTRLPQEWLQGFEPSLEDTGDNELKQTKRSKSRSAEKRKLKAQMKIHSNRGKKKPNK, from the coding sequence ATGCCTTCATTTGACCAATTAGGCTTATCTCCAACTTTAACCAAAACTCTAAACAAATTGGGGTTTAGCACTCCGACACAGATACAAGAGCAAGCAATTCCTGTTGTTATGCAAGGAAAAGACGTGCTTGCTGGAGCGCAAACAGGAACAGGCAAAACAGCGGCTTTCGGGCTGCCAATACTGAATAAAATATTAGACGCTAGTGATGAGCGAGATCGGCAATCTAACGACGTACTGGCTTTGATTGTTGTTCCGACACGAGAGTTGGCGCAGCAAGTATTCGAGAGTCTTACCGCTTATGCCGAGTCAACAAAGATAGAAATTGTCACCGCATATGGTGGAACCAGTATCAATACGCAAACTCGTAATCTTGAATATGGGTGCGATGTCCTTATTGCAACGCCAGGTCGATTACTGGATCATCTGTACTGCAAAAATATAAGCTTAAAAAAAACTAAATACTTGGTACTCGATGAAGCTGATCGTATGTTGGATATGGGCTTTATGCCTGATGTGCAACGTATTCTTAAACAGATAAATGCTAATCGTCAGACTCTATTTTTTTCAGCAACTTTTGATAAGAAGATTAAAGCTATTGCCTATCGACTGATGAATGAACCTGTTGAAGTTCAAGTCACGCCATCCAATAGCACTGCGGAAACTGTTAAGCAGGTGGTATATCCCGTCGATAAAAAGCGAAAAGCTGAATTACTCGCTTATTTGATTGGTTCTCGAAACTGGCATCAGGTGCTCGTCTTTACCAAAACCAAGCAGGGTAGTGATTCTCTGGCTAAGGAACTAAAGCTAGATGGCATTGTTGCGGCATCAATCAATGGAGACAAAAGCCAGGGCGCTCGTCAAAAAGCGCTTGATGATTTTAAATCCGGCAAAGTGAGGGCATTGATAGCGACTGACGTAGCGGCTAGAGGTTTAGATATCAATCAGCTAGAGCAAGTTATAAACTACGATATGCCTTATAAAGCAGAAGATTATGTTCACCGTATTGGGCGGACTGGTCGTGCAGGGTATGAAGGCATTGCTATTTCTCTGATGAGTAAAGATGAGGAGTATCTACTTGCCGCAATTGAAAGGCTTTTAGATACTCGTTTGCCGCAAGAATGGCTACAAGGTTTTGAGCCCAGCTTGGAAGACACGGGAGACAATGAGCTGAAACAAACTAAGCGCAGCAAAAGCCGTTCTGCGGAGAAGCGAAAACTTAAGGCTCAAATGAAAATTCATTCTAATAGAGGAAAGAAGAAGCCAAATAAATAA
- a CDS encoding ACP phosphodiesterase, with amino-acid sequence MNYLAHLHIASYCQSSLLGNLLGDFVKGDPASRFTPSIVQGIKLHRYVDSMTDGHDQVRIAKQLFLGRRRRFSGIALDMFWDHCLALEWQQYHQSNLSDFCQKAEYKVREECDQVLPERFMVVTEAMWKGRWLESYQSMENIHLALQRMSTRSPRMAELVSCSDTLDLHYDCLKSIFHVLYPEILNASKRF; translated from the coding sequence ATGAACTATCTTGCCCATTTGCATATCGCATCGTACTGTCAGTCAAGTTTACTGGGTAACTTACTTGGTGATTTCGTCAAAGGTGATCCAGCCTCTCGTTTTACCCCTTCGATAGTGCAAGGTATTAAGTTGCATCGTTATGTGGATAGCATGACGGATGGCCATGACCAAGTTAGAATAGCAAAACAACTATTTCTTGGTAGGCGTAGGCGATTTTCTGGTATTGCTCTTGATATGTTTTGGGACCATTGTCTTGCATTAGAGTGGCAGCAATACCATCAGAGTAATCTGAGCGATTTTTGCCAAAAGGCAGAATATAAAGTTCGTGAAGAGTGTGACCAAGTTCTACCCGAAAGATTTATGGTTGTCACCGAGGCGATGTGGAAAGGCCGATGGTTAGAATCTTACCAAAGCATGGAAAACATACACTTGGCGTTGCAAAGGATGTCAACACGCTCACCTAGAATGGCAGAGCTAGTTTCCTGTTCTGATACGTTAGATCTGCACTATGACTGCTTGAAAAGCATTTTCCATGTTTTATATCCTGAGATACTAAACGCTTCGAAAAGATTTTGA
- a CDS encoding aromatic amino acid transport family protein, producing the protein MKKSKVLGSTLIIAGTTIGAGMLALPLASAGIGFSSSLIIMFALWALMSYTALLMVELHQHADSSATLHTLAKQFLGSKGKWVASFSMLFLFYSLCAAYIAGGGAQFGQRLAYFTGFELSGTSSTVLFTFIVASVVTIGTSTVDKVNRVLFAVKLIAMATALSFLAPNVTESYLLSMPIEQGLIVAAIPVIFTSFGFHGSIPAIVNYLDGNTPSLRKAIIIGSSIPLIIYVFWQIVTLGVVSQDTLIENQGLSGLIATLSTKVHQSNLSQTIGVFADLALLTSFLGVSLGLFEFLGDTFNKKKASSNRIIIGAITFLPPMGFALFYPQGFIMALGYAAISLAVLAIFLPVLMVKKARVSQNNQQTYQVIGGNLGLMISGSVGLVIITAQILITTGVLPSLG; encoded by the coding sequence ATGAAGAAATCAAAAGTACTAGGCAGCACCTTGATCATTGCCGGGACGACCATTGGAGCAGGAATGCTAGCTCTACCACTGGCTTCTGCTGGGATAGGGTTTTCGTCATCACTGATTATTATGTTTGCACTTTGGGCATTGATGTCATACACCGCACTATTAATGGTTGAGTTGCACCAGCATGCGGACTCAAGTGCTACTCTGCACACTCTTGCTAAACAGTTTTTGGGAAGTAAAGGTAAATGGGTAGCTAGTTTCTCTATGCTTTTTCTGTTTTATTCTTTATGTGCGGCCTACATAGCCGGCGGTGGTGCTCAATTTGGTCAACGCCTAGCTTATTTTACGGGTTTTGAGTTAAGCGGTACTTCATCGACAGTTTTATTTACCTTTATCGTAGCTTCAGTGGTAACCATAGGCACGAGTACCGTAGATAAGGTGAACCGAGTCCTATTTGCTGTAAAGCTGATCGCTATGGCCACAGCACTGAGCTTTCTCGCCCCAAACGTGACTGAGTCTTATCTCCTTAGCATGCCAATAGAGCAAGGCTTAATTGTGGCTGCTATACCGGTTATTTTTACCTCTTTTGGCTTCCATGGCAGCATACCTGCGATCGTCAATTACCTAGATGGCAACACACCATCACTTCGAAAAGCCATCATTATAGGCTCTTCTATTCCATTGATCATTTATGTGTTTTGGCAAATCGTTACTTTAGGCGTAGTCAGCCAAGATACATTGATAGAGAATCAAGGCTTAAGTGGACTTATTGCGACATTATCAACCAAAGTTCATCAGTCAAACCTAAGCCAGACTATTGGTGTGTTTGCAGATCTTGCTCTATTGACTTCGTTCTTGGGTGTTAGCTTAGGCTTATTTGAGTTTTTGGGCGATACCTTCAACAAAAAGAAAGCGTCATCCAACCGCATTATCATAGGCGCAATCACCTTCTTGCCACCTATGGGCTTCGCTCTGTTTTACCCACAAGGTTTTATCATGGCTTTAGGTTACGCGGCCATATCTCTCGCAGTTCTCGCCATTTTCCTTCCTGTTTTGATGGTAAAAAAAGCCCGCGTGAGTCAAAACAATCAGCAAACATATCAGGTTATTGGCGGCAATCTAGGACTTATGATTAGTGGGTCAGTCGGCTTAGTGATCATTACCGCTCAAATCCTGATTACTACTGGCGTTCTTCCCTCTTTGGGCTAG
- the msrB gene encoding peptide-methionine (R)-S-oxide reductase MsrB: MKVKSKIVLSALALMAALTSFLGAAKTEVNTKNVNGYEIATLAGGCFWCTESDLEKLNGVIDVVSGYSGGELENPTYKQVSSGKSGHIEVIEVKFDPNTVSYEQVLDQFFRHIDPTDNKGSFVDRGPQYRPAIFYHNNEQKQIARDFMDEIESLGIFKKPLKTELIKFSKFWPAEAYHQDYYKHNKIRYNYYRYASGRDQYLNDIFGDDREKNPKTLRQLIDEHNAVANVKPYKKPSDKEIKDKLTSLQYYVTQKEGTEKAFNNEYWDNKQEGIYVDIVSGEPLFSSTDKYKSGTGWPSFTKPINEGYIVTKTDYYLVYPRTEVRSRFADSHLGHVFKDGPAPTGLRYCMNSAAMKFIPKEELEQQGYGEYLYLFAS, encoded by the coding sequence ATGAAAGTTAAGTCGAAGATAGTCCTTTCTGCCCTTGCTCTGATGGCAGCCCTAACGTCATTTTTAGGCGCCGCTAAAACAGAAGTAAACACTAAAAACGTAAATGGTTATGAAATAGCAACCCTAGCGGGAGGCTGCTTCTGGTGCACTGAATCTGATCTAGAAAAGCTCAATGGTGTAATCGACGTAGTGTCCGGCTACTCAGGTGGTGAGCTGGAAAATCCTACATATAAGCAGGTCTCTTCCGGTAAATCAGGGCACATTGAAGTCATTGAAGTGAAATTTGACCCAAATACTGTCAGCTACGAACAAGTGCTCGATCAGTTCTTTCGTCACATAGACCCAACGGACAACAAAGGGTCCTTTGTAGACCGAGGCCCTCAATATCGTCCAGCGATTTTTTATCATAATAATGAGCAAAAGCAGATTGCGAGAGATTTTATGGATGAAATTGAGAGCCTTGGAATCTTTAAAAAACCACTCAAAACGGAATTGATCAAGTTCTCCAAATTCTGGCCGGCAGAAGCCTACCACCAAGACTATTACAAACATAACAAAATTCGTTATAACTACTATCGCTATGCCTCAGGGCGAGATCAGTATCTTAATGATATATTTGGTGATGACAGAGAGAAAAACCCTAAAACACTGCGTCAATTGATTGATGAACATAACGCCGTTGCCAATGTGAAGCCGTATAAAAAACCATCGGATAAAGAAATTAAAGACAAGCTAACCAGTTTACAGTACTACGTAACACAAAAAGAAGGCACTGAGAAAGCCTTCAATAATGAATATTGGGATAACAAGCAAGAAGGCATCTACGTTGATATAGTCTCTGGCGAGCCGCTATTCTCTTCAACTGATAAATACAAATCAGGTACAGGGTGGCCAAGCTTTACCAAGCCGATTAACGAAGGATACATAGTGACTAAAACCGATTACTACCTTGTTTATCCAAGAACCGAGGTTCGAAGTCGCTTTGCGGACTCTCATTTAGGTCACGTATTCAAAGACGGCCCTGCCCCAACTGGATTGCGTTATTGTATGAACTCAGCAGCAATGAAATTCATTCCCAAGGAAGAATTAGAGCAACAAGGTTATGGCGAGTACCTGTATTTATTTGCTAGCTAA
- the dbpA gene encoding ATP-dependent RNA helicase DbpA, translating into MSNTFKSLNLKTELIETLDSLNYFEMTPIQQQALPIVLQGKDVIGQGKTGSGKTATFSLGLLSNLKVKRFRVQSLVLCPTRELADQVAQEIRMLARGIHNIKVLTLCGGMPMGPQIGSLEHGAHILVGTPGRILDHLSKGRINLDELNTLVLDEADRMLEMGFEEAIDAITAQAPKTRQTLLFSATFPANIETLASKVMQEPQMVKVESTHQLSTIEQQFFLLETLKERDEALEALLLTHKPESSVVFCNTKKEVQNVTDELNYRGFSVTELHGDMEQRDREQALTMFANKSISILVATDAAARGLDVDNLDAVFNYELSRDPEVHVHRIGRTGRAGAKGMAFSFFSTKESYRVAQIDEYMDIEISPVNLPEKPIEKPFYPKMQTIQILGGKKQKVRAGDILGALTKQAGLDGKKIGKIKILPMVSYVAVEHDLVKPALKQLQNGKMKGRDFKARIMK; encoded by the coding sequence ATGAGCAACACATTTAAGAGTCTTAACCTAAAAACTGAATTGATTGAGACACTAGATAGTTTAAATTATTTTGAAATGACACCGATACAACAGCAAGCATTACCTATTGTATTGCAGGGGAAAGATGTCATAGGGCAGGGTAAAACTGGTTCGGGGAAAACCGCGACTTTTTCGTTGGGGTTACTCAGTAATCTTAAGGTAAAGCGCTTTCGTGTTCAGTCATTGGTGTTGTGTCCAACTCGTGAATTAGCTGACCAAGTCGCTCAAGAGATTCGCATGCTTGCTCGTGGAATTCACAACATCAAAGTATTAACTTTATGTGGCGGGATGCCCATGGGCCCACAAATTGGTTCTCTTGAACATGGAGCCCATATATTGGTGGGCACCCCAGGGCGAATACTTGATCATTTATCAAAAGGTCGCATCAATTTAGATGAGCTTAACACTCTAGTGTTGGATGAAGCTGATAGAATGTTGGAAATGGGCTTTGAAGAGGCCATTGATGCGATTACTGCACAAGCTCCTAAAACAAGACAGACGCTATTGTTTAGTGCTACTTTTCCCGCCAATATTGAAACATTAGCATCAAAAGTGATGCAAGAACCACAGATGGTCAAAGTTGAGTCAACTCATCAGCTAAGCACTATTGAACAGCAATTTTTTCTACTTGAGACGCTAAAAGAACGTGATGAAGCACTTGAAGCTTTGCTTTTAACCCACAAACCTGAGTCTTCAGTTGTGTTTTGTAATACCAAAAAAGAAGTTCAAAATGTCACCGATGAACTGAATTATCGAGGCTTTAGTGTTACAGAACTTCATGGTGATATGGAGCAACGTGACCGTGAACAAGCGCTGACGATGTTCGCCAATAAAAGTATCTCAATTTTAGTTGCAACGGATGCGGCCGCTCGAGGTCTGGATGTCGATAACTTAGACGCGGTCTTTAACTATGAGTTATCTCGTGATCCAGAGGTTCATGTCCATCGCATTGGGAGAACAGGGCGTGCAGGGGCGAAAGGTATGGCGTTTAGCTTTTTTAGTACCAAAGAGTCGTATCGTGTTGCTCAAATTGACGAGTATATGGACATTGAAATTTCGCCAGTAAATCTACCTGAGAAGCCTATTGAAAAACCTTTCTACCCCAAGATGCAAACTATTCAGATTTTGGGCGGCAAAAAACAAAAAGTTCGAGCTGGTGATATCTTAGGTGCGCTAACTAAGCAAGCGGGGTTGGATGGAAAGAAGATAGGCAAAATAAAAATCTTACCTATGGTTTCATATGTTGCGGTCGAGCATGATCTTGTAAAGCCAGCCCTTAAACAGCTTCAAAACGGAAAAATGAAAGGCCGGGATTTTAAAGCTCGCATCATGAAGTAA
- the folE gene encoding GTP cyclohydrolase I FolE, producing MSGLSESAKLVKEALENRGLETPMLPNQMNREEKKEKIQHHMREILTLLELDLTDDSLEETPHRIAKMYVDEIFSGLDYSNFPKITVIENKMDMSEMVRVKGITVTSTCEHHLVTIDGLATVAYIPRGKIIGLSKINRIVRFFAQRPQVQERMTQQILVALQTLLESDDVAVTIDATHYCVKSRGVMDATSETTTTALGGIFKSNPATRHEFLHGIR from the coding sequence ATGTCAGGTCTGAGTGAATCTGCAAAATTGGTAAAAGAAGCGCTAGAGAACCGTGGGTTAGAGACGCCAATGTTACCAAATCAAATGAACCGAGAAGAGAAAAAAGAAAAAATTCAGCATCATATGCGTGAAATTCTTACTCTATTGGAACTCGACCTTACAGACGATAGTCTTGAAGAAACACCACATCGAATCGCCAAAATGTATGTCGATGAAATTTTCTCTGGTCTGGATTATTCAAATTTTCCTAAAATCACTGTCATTGAGAACAAAATGGACATGAGTGAAATGGTACGTGTTAAAGGTATCACAGTGACCAGTACGTGTGAGCACCACCTCGTTACCATAGACGGACTGGCGACCGTTGCCTATATTCCCCGAGGAAAAATAATCGGCTTATCTAAGATTAACCGTATTGTGAGGTTTTTCGCTCAGCGCCCTCAGGTCCAAGAGCGAATGACCCAGCAGATCTTGGTTGCTCTGCAAACTTTGCTCGAATCTGATGATGTTGCTGTGACTATTGATGCCACTCACTACTGTGTTAAATCACGCGGAGTCATGGATGCAACTAGTGAAACTACGACTACAGCCCTTGGTGGTATTTTCAAGAGCAATCCTGCCACAAGACATGAGTTTTTGCATGGAATACGCTAG
- the moeA gene encoding molybdopterin molybdotransferase MoeA: MGCCDAPGLMPINDAIAKMLASIKPVQTDLPLPLLDAIGYVLAEDINSPIFVPPFANSAMDGFAVRIEDLGQNKALPVAGTSYAGQPFSGTWPKNTCVRIMTGAPVPKGCDAVIMQEKAQVTDQGAIFEASNIQPQSNIRPKGDDIKQGDLVLPKGARLTARDIPMIASLGISHVNVFRKPRVAFFSTGDELVSLGEPLQSGQIYDSNRYGIKPLIENFGCEAIDLGIIPDSPSELKSTFEKAQALADVVVTSGGVSVGEADYTKQILAEIGNIDFWKLAIKPGKPFAFGSLTNAWFCGLPGNPVSAVVTMYVLVQPLLAKLAGHSQWKAPESIPAESRSAFRKVPGRTDYQRAIYSIENGQFFVESTGNQSSGAFRSMSLANCFAVLEQDRGHVEIGDTVNIQLFNPSLY, encoded by the coding sequence ATGGGTTGCTGTGACGCGCCTGGCTTAATGCCAATCAATGATGCGATAGCTAAGATGCTAGCATCAATTAAACCAGTTCAAACAGACTTACCACTCCCGTTGCTCGATGCGATTGGCTATGTGCTCGCAGAAGATATTAACTCTCCCATTTTCGTCCCACCTTTTGCAAATTCTGCCATGGATGGATTCGCTGTACGCATTGAGGATTTAGGCCAAAATAAAGCCTTACCTGTGGCCGGTACATCTTATGCTGGGCAACCTTTTAGCGGGACTTGGCCGAAAAATACCTGTGTGAGAATTATGACCGGAGCCCCAGTTCCTAAGGGTTGTGACGCTGTCATTATGCAGGAAAAAGCACAAGTGACAGACCAAGGCGCTATCTTTGAGGCATCGAACATCCAGCCACAAAGCAATATTCGACCAAAAGGCGACGATATAAAACAAGGTGACTTGGTTTTGCCCAAAGGCGCTCGATTGACGGCTCGAGATATCCCTATGATTGCCTCTTTGGGCATTAGCCATGTTAATGTTTTTCGAAAGCCACGCGTCGCTTTTTTCTCTACTGGTGACGAATTAGTCTCATTGGGTGAACCTCTCCAATCAGGGCAAATATATGATAGCAACCGCTATGGTATAAAACCTTTGATTGAAAACTTCGGTTGTGAGGCCATAGATCTAGGTATTATCCCTGATAGTCCAAGCGAGCTAAAGTCTACTTTTGAAAAGGCCCAAGCATTGGCTGATGTTGTCGTGACTTCTGGTGGCGTCAGTGTTGGTGAAGCAGATTACACAAAGCAGATACTAGCAGAAATCGGAAATATTGATTTTTGGAAACTGGCGATCAAGCCAGGTAAGCCATTCGCTTTCGGCTCTTTAACAAACGCATGGTTCTGCGGACTTCCAGGAAATCCGGTATCAGCGGTCGTCACTATGTACGTTTTAGTTCAACCTCTACTAGCAAAATTAGCAGGACATTCTCAATGGAAAGCACCTGAATCGATACCGGCTGAGTCGCGCTCTGCCTTTAGAAAAGTTCCCGGACGCACAGATTACCAAAGAGCCATATATAGTATTGAAAATGGTCAATTCTTTGTTGAAAGTACGGGCAATCAAAGTTCAGGAGCATTCCGTTCTATGAGTCTCGCCAATTGCTTTGCAGTGCTTGAGCAAGACCGTGGGCATGTTGAAATAGGTGACACTGTCAACATTCAACTGTTTAATCCTTCACTCTATTAG
- the moeB gene encoding molybdopterin-synthase adenylyltransferase MoeB, which yields MTILSDQEMLRYNRQITLKSFDFEGQEALKQSKVLIIGLGGLGCAASQYLAAAGIGSLTLIDDDVVELSNLHRQVLHHDSNQGQYKVNSATESLKQLNPHLNIHSIAKRLDEPDLEYEVSQHTLVLDCSDNLDTRNQLNRLCYKLKVPLVSGAAIRMEGHISVFTYKDKCQPCYQCLSSLFGDTNLSCVESGVMSPIVGIIGTIQALEAIKLIANFGQPKQGMLLLMDGMTMSWQELKVSKQSSCIVCS from the coding sequence TTGACCATTCTCTCTGATCAAGAAATGCTGCGCTATAATCGCCAAATTACTCTCAAAAGCTTTGATTTTGAGGGGCAAGAGGCGTTAAAACAAAGCAAAGTCCTTATTATTGGTCTTGGCGGTTTAGGGTGTGCTGCTAGCCAGTATTTAGCCGCCGCCGGCATCGGCAGTTTAACGCTTATCGATGACGATGTGGTTGAATTGTCTAACCTTCATCGGCAAGTCTTGCATCACGACAGTAACCAAGGGCAATACAAAGTGAACTCTGCAACTGAGTCGCTCAAACAATTGAACCCTCACCTAAATATTCACTCCATAGCCAAGCGATTAGATGAACCAGATTTAGAGTATGAGGTTAGTCAGCATACACTAGTCCTTGATTGTTCTGACAACCTTGATACTCGAAACCAGCTCAACCGACTTTGTTACAAACTCAAAGTCCCCCTAGTATCAGGCGCAGCGATAAGAATGGAAGGACATATAAGTGTCTTTACCTATAAGGATAAATGTCAGCCATGTTATCAATGTCTGAGCTCTCTATTTGGAGACACTAATTTGAGCTGTGTGGAGTCAGGCGTTATGTCGCCTATCGTCGGTATTATCGGTACAATACAAGCACTAGAAGCAATCAAGCTTATCGCAAATTTTGGTCAACCTAAACAAGGCATGTTGTTACTTATGGATGGCATGACCATGTCATGGCAAGAGCTGAAAGTATCCAAGCAAAGTAGCTGCATTGTATGTAGTTAA